One Microvirga thermotolerans DNA window includes the following coding sequences:
- a CDS encoding saccharopine dehydrogenase family protein, whose protein sequence is MHSILVIGAGKIGSTIADMLHETGDYAVTVADVSAAALATVARDGIRTIQLDFSDAVALQSALKGHYAVLSAAPYHLTGHVAQAARLAGVNYFDLTEDVATTRMVKELAEGAETAFIPQCGLAPGFISIVAHDIASRFDKLDTVRLRVGALPQYPSNALSYNLTWSTDGVINEYIERCEAIVDGQLREVPAMEELEEFSLDGTRYEAFNTSGGLGTLCETLGGKVRTLNYKTIRYPGHCALMRVLLNDLQLRNRREVLKDILEQAVPSTMQDMVIVFVTVTGERNGRHVQETYARSIYGQTVAGKPRTAIQVTTAAGICAMLDLLVAGKIEKRGFRKQEEVDLDTFLANRFGRVYAGERLGTVEDHAGGKASLAAVA, encoded by the coding sequence ATGCATTCCATCCTCGTCATCGGCGCCGGCAAGATCGGCTCCACCATTGCCGACATGCTTCACGAGACGGGCGACTACGCCGTCACCGTTGCGGATGTCTCCGCGGCCGCGCTTGCCACCGTGGCCAGGGACGGCATCAGGACGATCCAGCTCGACTTCAGCGACGCGGTCGCCCTGCAGTCGGCGCTCAAGGGCCACTATGCGGTGCTCAGCGCCGCGCCCTACCACCTGACCGGCCATGTGGCCCAGGCCGCGCGGCTCGCGGGCGTCAACTATTTCGACCTGACCGAGGACGTCGCCACCACCCGCATGGTCAAGGAGCTGGCCGAGGGCGCGGAGACCGCCTTCATTCCCCAGTGCGGCCTCGCCCCGGGCTTCATCTCCATCGTCGCCCACGACATCGCGAGCCGCTTCGACAAGCTCGACACGGTGCGGCTGCGCGTGGGCGCCCTGCCGCAATATCCCTCGAACGCCCTCTCCTACAACCTGACCTGGAGCACGGACGGCGTCATCAACGAGTACATCGAGCGCTGCGAGGCCATCGTCGACGGCCAGCTCCGGGAGGTCCCGGCCATGGAGGAGCTCGAGGAGTTCTCCCTCGACGGCACCCGCTACGAGGCGTTCAACACCTCGGGCGGCCTCGGCACCCTGTGCGAGACCCTCGGCGGCAAGGTCCGCACCCTCAACTACAAGACCATCCGTTATCCTGGCCACTGCGCCCTGATGCGGGTGCTCCTGAACGACCTGCAGCTGCGCAACCGCCGCGAGGTCCTCAAGGACATCCTGGAGCAGGCCGTCCCCTCGACCATGCAGGACATGGTCATCGTCTTCGTGACCGTGACCGGCGAGCGCAACGGCCGTCACGTGCAGGAGACCTACGCCCGCAGCATCTACGGCCAGACCGTCGCCGGCAAGCCGCGCACGGCCATCCAGGTCACCACCGCCGCCGGCATCTGCGCCATGCTGGACCTCCTGGTCGCCGGCAAGATCGAGAAGCGCGGCTTCCGCAAGCAGGAAGAGGTCGACCTCGACACCTTCCTCGCGAACCGCTTCGGGCGGGTCTATGCGGGCGAGCGCCTCGGGACGGTCGAGGACCATGCCGGCGGCAAGGCGTCCCTCGCCGCGGTCGCTTGA
- a CDS encoding Lrp/AsnC family transcriptional regulator: MSMDAIDSALIALLRENARIGHAEAARRLNLSRTTVQARVESLERRGIIVGYTVRLAEEVSRRMVRAHVTIVVAPKASASVVAALQRMKELRALHSVAGVFDLLAVVEAEDVPSLDTAIDRIGAIEGVERTQSSIILSTKFER; encoded by the coding sequence ATGTCAATGGATGCCATCGACAGCGCCCTGATCGCCCTCCTGCGCGAGAACGCGCGGATCGGGCATGCGGAGGCGGCCCGGCGCCTCAACCTGTCCCGCACCACGGTCCAGGCGCGGGTGGAGAGCCTGGAGCGGCGCGGCATCATCGTCGGCTACACGGTTCGCCTGGCCGAGGAGGTGAGCCGGCGCATGGTGCGGGCCCACGTCACCATCGTGGTCGCCCCGAAGGCCTCCGCCAGCGTCGTCGCGGCCCTGCAACGCATGAAGGAATTGCGCGCCCTGCATTCCGTGGCCGGTGTATTCGATCTCCTGGCGGTGGTAGAGGCTGAGGACGTTCCCTCCCTCGACACGGCCATCGACCGGATCGGCGCGATCGAGGGTGTCGAGCGCACGCAGTCCTCCATCATCCTCTCAACGAAATTCGAACGATGA
- the amaB gene encoding L-piperidine-6-carboxylate dehydrogenase gives MSARDQAALKSVPAAPAPVAEEARAILKRLGVPDSVFAPSGRPALSPISGETVAHVRETTPEEAKAAIARADAAFKVWRRIPAPKRGEFVRLIGEELRAAKDDLGRLVTLEAGKVTSEGLGEVQEMIDICDFAVGLSRQLYGLTIATERADHRMMETWHPLGVCGVISAFNFPVAVWSWNAALAFVCGDSVVWKPSEKTLLTALATKAIVERAAKRFGGVPEGLLEVLLGGREIGEILVDDHRVPVVSATGSTAMGRQVGPKLAARFARAILELGGNNAAIVAPSADLDLALRGIAFAAMGTAGQRCTTLRRLFVHESVYDRLVPRLKKVYSSVTIGDPRREGVLVGPLIDKAAFDGMERALDEARAAGGVVHGGGRYTDGECANGFYARPALVEMPEQKGPVLRETFAPILYVMRYTDFEDVIAQHNAVGAGLSSSIFTLDMREAETFISAVGSDCGIANVNIGPSGAEIGGAFGGEKETGGGREAGSDAWKAYMRRATNTINYGRTLPLAQGVKFDVDA, from the coding sequence ATGTCCGCGCGCGATCAAGCCGCCCTCAAGTCTGTTCCCGCCGCTCCGGCCCCCGTTGCCGAGGAGGCCCGTGCCATCCTGAAGCGCCTCGGCGTCCCGGACAGCGTCTTCGCTCCCTCGGGCCGCCCCGCCCTTTCGCCGATCTCGGGCGAGACCGTCGCCCATGTGCGCGAGACGACGCCGGAGGAGGCGAAGGCCGCGATCGCCCGGGCCGACGCCGCCTTCAAGGTCTGGCGCCGGATCCCGGCTCCGAAGCGCGGCGAGTTCGTGCGCCTGATCGGCGAGGAGCTGCGCGCCGCCAAGGACGACCTCGGCCGCCTGGTGACACTGGAAGCGGGCAAGGTCACCTCCGAGGGCCTGGGCGAAGTGCAGGAAATGATCGACATCTGCGACTTCGCGGTCGGCCTCTCGCGCCAGCTCTACGGCCTCACCATCGCCACCGAGCGCGCCGACCACCGCATGATGGAGACCTGGCACCCGCTGGGCGTCTGCGGCGTGATCTCCGCCTTCAACTTCCCCGTGGCGGTCTGGTCCTGGAACGCGGCGCTCGCCTTCGTCTGCGGCGACTCCGTCGTGTGGAAGCCCTCCGAGAAGACGCTCCTCACCGCGCTCGCCACCAAGGCCATCGTCGAGCGCGCCGCCAAGCGTTTCGGCGGCGTTCCGGAGGGCCTCCTGGAAGTGCTGCTCGGCGGCCGCGAGATCGGCGAGATCCTCGTCGACGACCATCGGGTCCCGGTCGTCTCGGCCACCGGCTCGACCGCCATGGGCCGCCAGGTCGGCCCGAAGCTCGCGGCGCGCTTCGCGCGGGCGATCCTGGAGCTCGGCGGCAACAACGCCGCCATCGTCGCTCCCTCCGCCGACCTCGACCTCGCCCTGCGCGGCATCGCCTTCGCGGCCATGGGCACGGCGGGCCAGCGCTGCACCACCCTGCGCCGCCTCTTCGTGCACGAGAGCGTCTATGACCGGCTCGTGCCGCGCCTGAAGAAGGTCTATTCGAGCGTGACGATCGGCGATCCCCGCCGCGAGGGCGTTCTCGTCGGCCCGCTGATCGACAAGGCGGCGTTCGACGGAATGGAGCGCGCCCTGGACGAGGCCCGCGCCGCGGGCGGCGTCGTGCACGGCGGCGGCCGCTACACGGACGGGGAATGCGCCAACGGCTTCTATGCGCGGCCTGCCCTGGTCGAGATGCCGGAGCAGAAGGGCCCCGTGCTGCGGGAAACCTTCGCGCCGATCCTGTACGTGATGCGCTATACGGACTTCGAGGACGTCATCGCACAGCACAACGCGGTGGGCGCGGGCCTCTCCTCCTCCATCTTCACCCTCGACATGCGCGAGGCCGAAACCTTCATCTCGGCGGTCGGCTCCGATTGCGGCATCGCCAACGTGAACATCGGCCCCTCCGGCGCCGAGATCGGCGGCGCGTTCGGCGGCGAGAAGGAAACGGGCGGAGGCCGCGAGGCGGGATCCGACGCCTGGAAGGCCTACATGCGCCGCGCCACCAACACGATCAACTACGGCAGGACCCTTCCGCTCGCCCAGGGCGTGAAGTTCGACGTGGACGCCTGA
- a CDS encoding thiamine pyrophosphate-binding protein produces MTAPSRTGGQILVDQLLVHGVDHIFCVPGESYLAALDALHDADIAVTVCRQEGGAAMMAEAYGKLTGRPGICFVTRGPGATNASPGLHIARQDSTPMILFVGQIERGMREREAFQELDYRAAFGAMVKWATEIDDPARFPEIVSRAFHVATSGRPGPVVIALPEDVLTETAAVADAPRYTVIESHPAPDQMAQLAALLEEAERPMALVGGSRWSKEAVDGFARFAADFRLPVACTFRRQMLFPADHPSYAGDLGLGVNPKLLERIRDADLILLVGGRLSEIPSQSYTLLDIPAPRQKLVHIHPDPSELGRVYSPHLAINASPKAFVSALTGLKAPASIRWSEGTEAAHAAYLSWSDPSKIRHPGSLQMGEVMAHLREALPADTIFCNGAGNFATWVHRFWPFRHYGTQLAPTSGSMGYGVPAAVGAKRVQPGSPVVVFAGDGDFLMNGQEFATAVQYDLPILVILVDNGMYGTIRMHQEREYPGRVSATMLKNPDFAAYAKAFGGYGERVETTEEFGPALQRALTSSKPAILHCILDPEAITPAMSLSQIREKALASRA; encoded by the coding sequence ATGACAGCGCCCTCCCGCACCGGCGGCCAGATCCTTGTCGATCAGCTCCTCGTCCACGGGGTCGATCACATCTTCTGTGTGCCGGGGGAGAGCTATCTCGCCGCGCTCGACGCCCTGCACGATGCGGACATCGCCGTGACGGTCTGCCGGCAGGAAGGCGGCGCCGCGATGATGGCGGAGGCCTACGGCAAGCTCACCGGGCGCCCCGGCATCTGCTTCGTCACCCGCGGCCCCGGCGCCACCAACGCCTCGCCCGGCCTGCACATCGCCAGGCAGGACTCGACGCCGATGATCCTGTTCGTCGGCCAGATCGAGCGGGGCATGCGCGAGCGCGAGGCCTTTCAGGAGCTCGACTACCGCGCCGCCTTCGGCGCCATGGTGAAATGGGCGACCGAGATCGACGACCCGGCGCGGTTTCCGGAGATCGTGTCCCGCGCCTTTCACGTCGCGACCTCCGGCCGGCCCGGCCCGGTGGTGATCGCCCTGCCGGAGGACGTGCTCACGGAGACCGCCGCCGTCGCGGACGCGCCGCGCTACACGGTGATCGAAAGCCACCCGGCCCCGGACCAGATGGCGCAGCTCGCCGCGCTCCTCGAGGAGGCCGAGCGGCCCATGGCCCTCGTCGGCGGCAGCCGCTGGTCGAAGGAAGCGGTGGACGGCTTCGCCCGCTTCGCCGCCGACTTCCGCCTGCCGGTGGCCTGCACCTTCCGGCGCCAGATGCTCTTTCCCGCCGATCACCCCTCCTACGCGGGCGACCTCGGCCTCGGGGTCAATCCGAAGCTCCTGGAGCGCATCAGGGACGCGGACCTGATCCTGCTGGTGGGCGGGCGGCTCTCCGAGATTCCGAGCCAGTCCTACACTCTGCTCGACATTCCCGCGCCGCGGCAGAAGCTCGTCCACATCCATCCCGATCCGAGCGAGCTCGGACGCGTCTACAGCCCGCACCTGGCGATCAACGCCTCGCCCAAGGCCTTCGTCTCGGCCCTGACCGGCCTGAAGGCGCCCGCCTCCATCCGCTGGAGCGAAGGGACCGAAGCGGCCCATGCGGCCTATCTCTCCTGGAGCGACCCGTCGAAGATCCGCCATCCCGGCAGCCTGCAGATGGGCGAGGTGATGGCCCACCTGCGCGAAGCGCTTCCCGCGGACACCATCTTCTGCAACGGAGCCGGCAACTTCGCCACCTGGGTCCACCGCTTCTGGCCGTTCCGCCACTACGGCACGCAGCTCGCGCCCACCTCCGGCTCCATGGGCTATGGGGTGCCGGCGGCGGTCGGGGCCAAGCGGGTGCAGCCCGGCAGCCCCGTCGTGGTCTTCGCCGGCGACGGCGACTTCCTCATGAACGGCCAGGAATTCGCGACCGCCGTTCAGTACGACCTGCCGATCCTCGTGATACTCGTCGACAACGGCATGTACGGCACGATCCGCATGCACCAGGAGCGCGAATATCCCGGCCGCGTCTCGGCGACGATGCTGAAGAACCCGGATTTCGCCGCCTATGCCAAAGCCTTCGGCGGCTACGGCGAGCGGGTCGAGACGACCGAGGAATTCGGCCCCGCCCTCCAGCGGGCGCTGACCTCGAGCAAGCCCGCCATCCTGCACTGCATCCTCGATCCGGAGGCGATCACGCCCGCCATGTCGCTCTCGCAGATTCGCGAGAAGGCCCTGGCGAGCCGGGCCTGA
- the ugpE gene encoding sn-glycerol-3-phosphate ABC transporter permease UgpE encodes MVENRRYRNLLAYLVLTVGVVIVAFPVYLAILASTFDAATIINGNMPLVPGDQAAENYYRTIFVGASRTSREPVGLMMMNSFIMAIGIAVGKIVISILSAFAVVYFRFPLRMTAFWVIFITLMLPVEVRIYPTYKIVADLGLLDTYTGLILPLIASATGTLLFRQFFMTIPDELLEASKIDGAGPFRFFKDTLLPLSLTTIAALFVIQFIYGWNQYLWPLLITTKSSMQTIVIGIKKMITTQDALTEWQIAMTTAVLAMVPPVLVVVFMQRLFVKGLVETEK; translated from the coding sequence ATGGTCGAGAACAGACGCTACCGCAATCTCCTGGCCTATCTCGTCCTGACCGTCGGCGTCGTCATCGTCGCCTTCCCGGTCTATCTGGCGATCCTGGCCTCGACCTTCGATGCGGCAACCATCATCAACGGCAACATGCCGCTCGTCCCGGGCGACCAGGCCGCGGAGAACTACTACCGGACGATCTTCGTCGGAGCCTCGCGCACGTCGCGCGAGCCGGTGGGCCTCATGATGATGAATTCCTTCATCATGGCGATCGGGATCGCGGTCGGCAAAATCGTGATCTCGATCCTGTCCGCCTTCGCGGTGGTATACTTCCGCTTCCCGCTGCGGATGACGGCGTTCTGGGTGATCTTCATCACCCTCATGCTGCCGGTGGAGGTCCGCATCTACCCGACCTACAAGATCGTCGCCGATCTCGGGCTGCTGGACACCTATACGGGCCTCATCCTTCCGCTCATCGCCTCCGCGACGGGCACGCTGCTGTTCCGGCAGTTCTTCATGACCATCCCGGACGAGCTTCTGGAGGCGTCCAAGATCGACGGCGCCGGTCCGTTCCGGTTCTTCAAGGACACTCTTCTTCCGCTGTCCCTGACGACGATCGCGGCGCTGTTCGTCATCCAGTTCATCTACGGCTGGAACCAGTATCTCTGGCCGCTGCTGATCACCACGAAGAGCTCGATGCAGACCATCGTGATCGGCATCAAGAAGATGATCACGACCCAGGATGCGCTGACCGAGTGGCAGATCGCGATGACGACGGCCGTTCTGGCCATGGTGCCCCCCGTGCTGGTGGTGGTCTTCATGCAGCGCCTCTTCGTGAAGGGCCTCGTGGAGACGGAGAAATAA
- the ugpA gene encoding sn-glycerol-3-phosphate ABC transporter permease UgpA — MEKRAFFSSKILPYALLLPQLAITVIFFYLPASQAVWQSFLLEDAFGLSSEFVGFENYRLLFQQPEYYRAMVTTLVFSSSVAILSLSCALLLATQADKQLRGGEGYKTLLIWPYAVAPAIAGVLWIFMFHPTLGTLSRPIKAMGIDWSPMLNAKHAMILLVLSATWKQISYNFLFFLAGLQAIPKSVIEAAAIDGSGPVRRFWTIVFPLLSPTTFFLIVVNIVYVFFDTFGIIDAVTGGGPAGQTTTLVYKVYADGRLGGDLGGSAAQSVILMIIVIALTAVQFRYVERKVQY; from the coding sequence ATGGAAAAACGAGCCTTCTTCTCCAGCAAGATCCTGCCCTATGCGCTGCTTCTTCCGCAGCTCGCGATCACGGTCATCTTCTTCTATCTGCCTGCCAGCCAGGCCGTCTGGCAGTCCTTCCTGCTCGAGGATGCCTTCGGCCTCTCGAGCGAGTTCGTCGGGTTCGAGAACTATCGCCTGCTCTTCCAGCAGCCCGAGTACTACCGGGCCATGGTGACGACGCTGGTGTTCTCCTCCTCCGTCGCGATCCTGTCCCTCTCCTGCGCCCTGCTCCTCGCGACCCAGGCCGACAAGCAGCTGCGCGGAGGCGAGGGCTACAAGACCCTTCTCATCTGGCCCTACGCGGTCGCTCCGGCCATCGCGGGCGTCCTGTGGATCTTCATGTTCCATCCAACCCTGGGCACCCTGTCCCGCCCCATCAAGGCCATGGGCATCGACTGGAGCCCGATGCTCAACGCGAAGCATGCCATGATCCTCCTGGTGCTCTCGGCCACCTGGAAACAGATCAGCTACAACTTCCTGTTCTTCCTCGCCGGGCTGCAGGCGATTCCGAAGAGCGTGATCGAGGCTGCGGCCATCGACGGATCGGGGCCCGTCCGGCGGTTCTGGACCATCGTGTTCCCGCTCCTCTCGCCCACGACCTTCTTCCTCATCGTGGTGAACATCGTCTACGTCTTCTTCGACACGTTCGGCATCATCGATGCCGTGACCGGCGGCGGCCCGGCCGGCCAGACGACCACCCTCGTCTACAAGGTCTATGCGGACGGCCGTCTCGGCGGCGATCTCGGCGGCTCGGCGGCGCAATCGGTGATCCTCATGATCATCGTGATCGCGCTCACCGCCGTCCAATTCCGTTATGTCGAGCGTAAGGTGCAATACTGA
- a CDS encoding NAD(P)/FAD-dependent oxidoreductase, whose protein sequence is MTSPAENTADVVIVGGAVMGSSTAFHLLSDPGFRGRVVVVEKDPTYRLSASALSAASIRQQYSSAVNIRISLYGIEFLRSLGERLAVDGERPEIDLKEGGYLYCATEAGAPVLEENHALQTAEGADILLMEPDGLKARFPWLNVEDLALGSWGRTGEGWFDGWGLLQAFRKKARSLGAEFVKGEVAEVEREGRRIVAVRLADGTRIACGALVNCAGSGGRALAEKAGVAIPVQAKRRYVFTFTCRDRIENCPLLIDTSGAYVRPEGEGFICGASPEADRDPDWFDEDPASQEIDFSFFEEFIWPALAHRVPAFEAIKPGRAWAGPYDMSLLDHNAIIGRAGDMENFYLCNGFSGHGLQQAPAVGRGLAELIVHGGYRTLDLSELGYERVLANRPLLERNVI, encoded by the coding sequence ATGACCTCACCTGCCGAAAACACTGCCGATGTCGTGATCGTCGGGGGCGCCGTCATGGGCTCCTCGACCGCCTTCCATCTGCTTTCCGATCCCGGCTTCAGGGGGCGTGTCGTCGTCGTCGAGAAGGACCCGACCTACAGGCTCTCCGCGTCGGCCCTCTCCGCAGCCTCCATCCGCCAGCAGTATTCCAGCGCGGTGAACATCCGCATCTCCCTTTACGGGATCGAGTTCCTCCGCAGCCTCGGCGAGCGGCTGGCCGTGGACGGGGAGCGGCCCGAGATCGACCTTAAGGAGGGCGGCTATCTCTATTGCGCCACGGAAGCGGGCGCGCCGGTCCTCGAGGAGAACCACGCCCTGCAGACCGCCGAGGGCGCCGACATCCTGCTGATGGAACCGGACGGGCTGAAGGCCCGGTTCCCCTGGCTCAACGTGGAGGATCTCGCCCTCGGCAGCTGGGGCCGCACGGGCGAGGGCTGGTTCGACGGATGGGGCCTCCTGCAGGCTTTCCGCAAGAAGGCCCGCTCCCTCGGAGCGGAGTTCGTCAAGGGCGAGGTGGCGGAGGTGGAGCGGGAGGGCCGCCGCATCGTCGCCGTGCGGCTGGCCGACGGCACGCGCATCGCCTGCGGCGCCCTGGTCAACTGCGCCGGATCGGGCGGGCGGGCGCTTGCCGAGAAGGCGGGCGTCGCGATTCCCGTCCAGGCGAAGCGCCGCTACGTGTTTACGTTCACCTGCCGCGACAGGATCGAGAACTGCCCGCTGCTGATCGACACCTCGGGCGCCTATGTCCGTCCCGAGGGGGAGGGGTTCATCTGCGGCGCCTCGCCGGAGGCCGACCGCGATCCCGACTGGTTCGACGAGGACCCCGCTTCGCAGGAGATCGACTTCTCCTTCTTCGAGGAGTTCATCTGGCCCGCGCTCGCCCACCGGGTCCCGGCCTTCGAGGCAATCAAGCCCGGCCGCGCCTGGGCGGGGCCCTACGACATGTCCCTGCTCGACCACAACGCCATCATCGGCCGGGCGGGCGATATGGAGAATTTCTATCTCTGCAACGGCTTTTCCGGGCACGGCCTGCAGCAGGCCCCGGCGGTCGGGCGCGGGCTCGCGGAGCTGATCGTCCACGGCGGCTATCGCACCCTCGACCTCTCCGAGCTCGGTTACGAGCGCGTCCTGGCAAACCGCCCCCTTCTCGAACGGAACGTCATCTGA
- a CDS encoding GNAT family N-acetyltransferase → MQESGAYGGAYRRILDGYEVTEEQVLRDHMVVAEREGRILGFYSLVTSGTPELDLMFVADAAQGMRLGATLFDHMRRSAAEHGLSSVTIVSHPPSAGFYERMGAVRTGTKPPSGKVTWERPVLTLAVA, encoded by the coding sequence ATGCAGGAATCCGGCGCCTATGGCGGGGCGTACCGGCGCATCCTCGACGGGTACGAGGTGACGGAGGAGCAGGTTCTGCGCGATCACATGGTCGTCGCGGAGCGGGAGGGGCGGATCCTCGGCTTCTACAGCCTCGTGACGTCCGGCACGCCCGAACTCGACCTGATGTTCGTCGCCGATGCGGCCCAGGGCATGCGGCTCGGCGCGACGCTCTTCGACCACATGCGGCGCAGTGCGGCGGAGCACGGCCTGTCGTCGGTGACCATCGTCTCCCACCCGCCCTCCGCAGGCTTCTACGAGCGCATGGGGGCGGTCAGGACGGGGACGAAGCCCCCTTCGGGCAAAGTGACCTGGGAGCGCCCTGTCCTGACGCTCGCCGTCGCCTGA
- the ugpB gene encoding sn-glycerol-3-phosphate ABC transporter substrate-binding protein UgpB — translation MKHKSFLAALAIGLATSTSAFAQTEIQWWHAMTGANNDVVNRLAEEFNNSQKDYKVVVSYKGQYADTMNAGIAAFRAGNAPHILQVFEVGTATMMAAKGAIKPVYQLMAEAGEKFDPKAYLPTITGYYSTAKGEMLSFPFNSSSMVMWINKDELKKAGVNEIPKTWPDVFEAAKKLKAAGHNTCGFSSAWITWAMIEQFSAWHNVPLATKANGLDGFDTELKFNSPLHVKHLQNLIDLQKDKTFDYSGRDSRSEGRFTSGECAIFLTSSGFYGNVKANAKFDYTSVPMPYYPDVKDAPQNSIIGGASLWVMGGKTPEEYKGVAKFLAFLSDTDRQAKLHQESGYLPITKAAYEKTKASGFYEKNPVLQTPLIELTNKEPTENSRGLRLGNMVQMRDIWAEEIEAALAGQKSAKDALDAAVTRGNQILRQFERTVSR, via the coding sequence ATGAAGCATAAATCGTTCCTCGCCGCGCTGGCCATCGGCCTTGCGACGAGCACCTCGGCTTTCGCGCAGACGGAGATCCAGTGGTGGCACGCCATGACGGGTGCCAACAACGACGTGGTGAACCGTCTCGCCGAAGAGTTCAACAACTCTCAGAAGGACTACAAGGTCGTCGTCAGCTACAAGGGCCAGTACGCCGACACCATGAATGCCGGCATCGCCGCCTTCCGCGCCGGCAACGCTCCCCACATCCTGCAGGTGTTCGAGGTCGGCACCGCCACGATGATGGCGGCGAAGGGCGCGATCAAGCCGGTCTACCAGCTCATGGCCGAGGCGGGCGAGAAGTTCGATCCCAAGGCCTATCTCCCGACGATCACCGGTTACTATTCGACCGCGAAGGGCGAGATGCTGTCCTTCCCCTTCAACTCCTCCTCGATGGTCATGTGGATCAACAAGGACGAGCTGAAGAAGGCGGGCGTCAACGAGATTCCGAAGACCTGGCCCGACGTGTTCGAGGCGGCGAAGAAGCTCAAGGCCGCCGGGCACAACACCTGCGGGTTCAGCTCCGCCTGGATCACCTGGGCGATGATCGAGCAGTTCTCGGCCTGGCACAACGTTCCGCTGGCGACGAAGGCCAACGGCCTCGACGGCTTCGACACCGAGCTGAAGTTCAACTCGCCCCTGCACGTGAAGCATCTGCAGAACCTGATCGATCTGCAGAAGGACAAGACCTTCGACTATTCCGGCCGCGACAGCCGCTCCGAGGGCCGCTTCACGTCGGGCGAGTGCGCGATCTTCCTGACCTCCTCAGGCTTCTACGGCAACGTGAAGGCGAACGCGAAGTTCGACTACACGTCTGTCCCGATGCCTTATTATCCCGACGTGAAGGACGCTCCGCAGAACTCCATCATCGGCGGCGCGTCGCTGTGGGTCATGGGCGGCAAGACGCCGGAAGAGTACAAGGGCGTCGCCAAGTTCCTCGCCTTCCTCTCCGACACCGACCGTCAGGCGAAGCTGCACCAGGAGTCGGGCTATCTCCCGATCACGAAGGCCGCCTACGAGAAGACCAAGGCGTCCGGCTTCTATGAGAAGAACCCCGTCCTGCAGACGCCGCTGATCGAGCTGACCAACAAGGAGCCGACGGAGAACTCCCGCGGCCTGCGTCTCGGCAACATGGTCCAGATGCGCGACATCTGGGCGGAGGAGATCGAGGCCGCGCTCGCCGGCCAGAAGTCGGCCAAGGACGCCCTCGATGCGGCCGTGACGCGCGGCAACCAGATCCTGCGCCAGTTCGAGCGGACCGTCAGCCGCTAA
- a CDS encoding YjhX family toxin, translating to MNVSRNGQRVLHALAQGGVIRLHKDENGRFSDVECITREGWLLTLCTMELFRSLRSKGLVASTNGGPYRITRLGLSVVRSRPDNR from the coding sequence GTGAACGTTTCACGCAATGGACAGCGCGTGCTCCACGCGCTCGCTCAGGGCGGTGTCATCCGCCTTCACAAGGATGAGAACGGCCGCTTCTCGGACGTCGAATGCATCACCCGCGAAGGATGGCTCCTCACCCTCTGCACGATGGAGCTCTTCAGGAGCCTGCGCAGCAAGGGCCTCGTCGCCTCGACGAACGGCGGCCCCTACCGCATCACCCGGCTCGGGCTTAGCGTGGTGAGAAGCAGGCCCGACAACCGCTGA
- a CDS encoding cysteine hydrolase family protein, protein MARALVIIDVQNGILPEKGSERSAVRRRFDEVRGRIARLVGEARRGNLPIVFVQHDGGPGHRLETGTPGWEICGDLGRRDEDVVVNKTACDSFYETRLQDVLASHGVRHLVVGGLMTQYCIDTTCRRAVSLGYDVTLVADGHTTVDTDRLTVEQIVDHHNALLDGFDAGSAAIAVVPAGDIQLKADGEAL, encoded by the coding sequence ATGGCGAGGGCCCTCGTCATCATCGATGTGCAGAACGGCATTCTGCCGGAAAAGGGGTCGGAGCGCTCCGCCGTCCGGCGGCGCTTCGACGAGGTCCGCGGCCGCATCGCCAGGCTGGTGGGAGAGGCGCGACGCGGGAACCTTCCCATCGTCTTCGTCCAGCATGACGGGGGGCCCGGGCACCGGCTGGAGACCGGCACCCCAGGATGGGAGATCTGCGGCGATCTCGGTCGGAGGGACGAGGATGTCGTCGTCAACAAGACGGCCTGCGATTCGTTCTATGAGACGAGGTTGCAGGACGTTCTGGCGAGCCACGGCGTGCGTCATCTCGTGGTCGGCGGCCTCATGACGCAATACTGCATCGACACCACCTGCCGGCGCGCCGTGAGCCTCGGCTACGACGTCACGCTCGTTGCGGACGGCCACACGACGGTCGATACGGACCGCCTCACCGTCGAGCAGATCGTCGATCATCACAATGCTCTGCTCGACGGCTTCGACGCCGGATCGGCCGCCATCGCCGTCGTCCCCGCAGGCGATATCCAGCTCAAGGCGGACGGGGAGGCCTTGTAA